In one Nicotiana tomentosiformis chromosome 6, ASM39032v3, whole genome shotgun sequence genomic region, the following are encoded:
- the LOC138894467 gene encoding uncharacterized protein: protein MAAPPNFEEGQSTYRPQRFNGQYYGWWKTRMHDFIMDEDSELWDVIFDGPFVPTKTSGDPAVTIPKTRKEFNDADRKAIEKNFRAKKILVCGTGPDEYNRISACMSVKEIWEALQTTHEGTTQVKQSKIHMLTTEYELFRIKNDESIQDMLTRFTSIINELHSLGEIIPKNKLVSKILSVLPSSWESKVNAITEAKDLQKLTIDELVGNLRTYEMKKKKNNERREHKREKNLVLKTDNNDSSGKDGDMAYLTRRFQKMVRRNGGIPKG, encoded by the coding sequence atggctgctccaccaaactttgaagaaggtcagtCCACCTACAGGCCACAAAGGTTTAATGGCCAGTAttatggatggtggaagacaaggatgcaCGATTTTATCATGGATGAAGATTCCGAGCTCTGGGACGTCATCTTTGATGGACCTTTCGTTCCCACAAAAACCAGTGGTGACCCTGCTGTAACTATTCCCAAAACAAGAAAAGAATTTAATGATGCCGACCGGAAAGCCATAGAGAAGAATTTTCGTGCAAAGAAAATCCTTGTCTGTGGTACTGGTCCTGATGAATACAATAGGATATCGGCATGTATGTCAGTCAAGGAAATTTGGGAAGCTCTCCAGACAACTCACGAAGGAACAACACAGGTCAAGCAATCCAAAATCCACATGCTTACAACTGAATACGAGCTCTTCAGGATAAAAAATGATGAATCCATCCAAGATATGCTTACTCGCTTCACCTCTATCATTAATGAGCTCCACTCTCTTGGTGAAATTATTCCAAAAAACAAGCTTGTCAGTAAAATTCTTAGTGTACTGCCCAGTTCTTGGGAAAGCAAAGTGAACGCCATTACAGAAGCGAAGGACTTGCAGAAGCTGACCATCGATGAACTCGTTGGCAATCTGAGAACAtatgaaatgaaaaaaaagaagaacaatgaaAGAAGAGAGCACAAAAGagagaagaacctggtcctcaagacggacaacaatgattcaagtggtaaggatggtgatatggcttacttgacaagAAGATTTCAGAAGATGGTTCGCAGaaatggaggcattccaaaaGGGTGA